In Nicotiana tabacum cultivar K326 chromosome 17, ASM71507v2, whole genome shotgun sequence, one DNA window encodes the following:
- the LOC107778483 gene encoding protein PLASTID TRANSCRIPTIONALLY ACTIVE 12, chloroplastic, protein MASVLSTSLYQDRGLRTMVSTDGFVPSFCCPYRKTLFTGTIPVSIWQFKLVSSSPFQKAPLAPCIKCENKEKDQASQGSFEQVSVERYPYHSYMDSTSGQLEPASGARASIPGQEYWPEGTASRVRAARAPEPTGTSTGTPSYGKNPGSRRKKYKASAAASKPSEINIISDDSAESPDNLPEEPKDLSSEYVIYQPEQEEEELTGYELDKRLGRPHPFIDPKTKKKIEKPLTSEELWWNWRKPEKEQWSRWQRRRPDVETVFLKAMAETGQVKLYGDHPTLTETALYRARRHLYKKERLQAEKEKLEKIGPIAYYSEWVQAWKKDTSREAIQKHFEETGEDENTQLIEMFCHQTDREYRIMMGTDIRIPRDPLAMRMREDQIKQIWGGDPVYPTINYIQDPDEVIDYRGPDFHEPTPNMLAYLKEHGKIISREELEKILAKEKTEEIEVAEIDEAMARAVDIGENDDEEEGSDAEVEEGDEKITRNWSVLKSNPELRKSKEKPKKKDMSLEEAVDDSENLTDFLMDFDEDE, encoded by the exons ATGGCTTCTGTATTGTCTACTTCCTTGTATCAAG ATAGAGGACTGAGGACTATGGTCTCTACTGATGGATTTGTTCCTAGCTTTTGCTGCCCATATCGAAAG ACATTGTTTACAGGTACTATCCCTGTTTCGATATGGCAGTTCAAACTTGTCTCCAGCAGTCCATTCCAAAAGGCTCCTTTAGCTCCTTGTATTAAGTGTGAGAATAAAGAAAAGGATCAGGCTTCTCAGGGCTCCTTTGAGCAGGTTTCTGTTGAGCGTTACCCTTATCACAGTTATATGGACTCCACGTCTGGGCAGCTTGAACCAGCGTCTGGAGCTCGTGCTAGTATTCCTGGGCAGGAGTACTGGCCAGAAGGCACAGCCAGTCGAGTTCGAGCAGCCAGGGCTCCTGAACCCACTGGTACTTCAACTGGAACCCCATCTTATGGAAAAAACCCTGGAAGTAGAAGAAAGAAGTACAAGGCATCTGCTGCCGCTTCCAAGCCTTCAGAAATCAATATAATTTCTGATGATTCGGCAGAGAGTCCAGATAATTTACCAGAAGAGCCAAAGGATCTTTCCTCAGAGTATGTCATTTATCAGCCTGAACAAGAAGAAGAGGAGCTGACAGGCTATGAGCTGGATAAAAGACTTGGACGGCCCCACCCTTTTATTGATCCaaagacaaagaagaaaatagagaagccACTTACTAGTGAGGAACTATGGTGGAATTGGAGAAAGCCTGAAAAAGAGCAATGGTCTAGGTGGCAGAGGCGGCGTCCTGATGTCGAAACG GTGTTTCTTAAAGCTATGGCGGAGACAGGACAGGTAAAGCTCTATGGTGACCATCCTACGTTGACAGAGACTGCACTCTACAGAGCAAGGAGACATCTATATAAGAAGGAAAG GCTACAGGCTGAAAAAGAGAAACTGGAAAAGATTGGCCCTATTGCATACTACTCAGAGTGGGTCCAAGCTTGGAAGAAAGACACTTCACGAGAAGCCATTCAAAAGCATTTTGAAGAGACTGGTGAAGATGAGAACACTCAACTCATTGAAATGTTCTGCCATCAAACAGATCGTGAATACCGCATAATGATGGGAACTGATATCCGTATTCCTCGTGATCCATTGGCCATGAGAATGCGGGAGGATCAAATAAAACAAA TTTGGGGTGGAGATCCAGTTTACCCAACCATTAATTACATTCAGGATCCAGATGAAGTGATTGATTACAGGGGTCCAGACTTCCATGAACCAACACCAAATATGTTGGCCTATCTGAAAGAG CATGGcaaaataatatcaagagaggAGCTAGAGAAAATTCTGGCCAAAGAGAAGACAGAAGAAATTGAG GTGGCGGAAATTGATGAAGCCATGGCACGAGCTGTTGACATTGGTGAAAATGAT GACGAAGAAGAAGGAAGTGATGCTGAAGTTGAGGAGGGGGATGAGAAAATTACCCGAAATTGGAGTGTTTTGAAAAGTAATCCTGAGCTTCGCAAATCAAAG GAAAAACCCAAAAAGAAAGACATGTCTCTGGAAGAAGCTGTAGATGATTCTGAGAATTTAACGGACTTCCTCATGGACTTTGATGAGGATGAGTGA